In one window of Pseudooceanicola aestuarii DNA:
- the ruvB gene encoding Holliday junction branch migration DNA helicase RuvB, with product MRPAPLEEDAAADTRALRPQGLGEFIGQAEARSNLRVFIQSARQRGEAMDHTLFHGPPGLGKTTLAQIISRELGVNFRMTSGPVLAKAGDLAAILTNLEARDVLFIDEIHRLNPAVEEVLYPALEDFELDLVIGEGPAARTVRIELQPFTLVGATTRLGLLTTPLRDRFGIPVRLQFYTVEELFEIVTRNARLLGAPADRDGAMEIARRARGTPRIAGRLLRRVVDFAVVEGGGHISRALADSALTRLGVDGLGLDLSDRRYLQLIGESYSGGPVGIDTIAAALSESRDAIEDVIEPYLLQQALIQRTPRGRMLAPRGWRHLGLNPPKGVPDLFDD from the coding sequence ATGCGGCCCGCTCCACTGGAAGAAGACGCCGCCGCCGACACCCGCGCCCTGCGGCCGCAGGGTCTGGGCGAATTTATTGGCCAGGCGGAGGCGCGGTCCAACCTGCGCGTCTTCATCCAATCCGCCCGCCAGCGGGGGGAGGCGATGGACCACACGCTGTTCCACGGTCCGCCCGGTCTGGGGAAAACGACGTTGGCGCAGATCATATCCCGCGAATTGGGGGTAAATTTCCGCATGACTTCGGGCCCGGTGCTGGCCAAGGCCGGGGATCTGGCCGCGATCCTCACCAATCTTGAGGCGCGCGATGTCCTGTTCATCGACGAGATCCACCGCCTGAACCCCGCGGTGGAGGAAGTCCTCTATCCCGCGCTGGAGGATTTCGAGCTGGACCTGGTGATCGGCGAAGGCCCCGCCGCGCGCACCGTGCGGATCGAATTGCAGCCCTTTACTCTGGTCGGGGCGACTACGCGGCTGGGCCTGCTGACCACGCCGCTGCGCGACCGGTTCGGCATTCCGGTGCGGCTGCAATTCTACACGGTGGAGGAATTGTTCGAGATCGTCACCCGCAACGCCCGCCTGCTGGGCGCCCCCGCCGACCGCGACGGCGCGATGGAGATTGCGCGGCGCGCCCGCGGCACGCCCCGGATCGCCGGGCGGTTGCTGCGCCGGGTGGTGGATTTCGCGGTGGTGGAGGGGGGCGGCCACATCTCCCGCGCGCTTGCCGACAGCGCGCTGACGCGGCTGGGCGTGGACGGGCTGGGGCTGGACCTCTCCGACCGGCGCTACCTTCAGCTGATCGGGGAAAGCTACAGCGGCGGCCCGGTGGGCATCGACACCATCGCCGCTGCGTTGTCCGAAAGCCGCGATGCGATCGAGGACGTGATCGAACCCTACCTGCTGCAACAGGCGCTGATCCAACGGACGCCACGCGGGCGGATGCTGGCGCCGCGCGGCTGGCGGCACCTGGGCCTGAACCCGCCGAAGGGGGTGCCGGAT
- the ruvA gene encoding Holliday junction branch migration protein RuvA, whose translation MIGRLAGRIDAKGMDHVLLDVRGVGYIVHCSDRTLAALPPVGGQAALYTDLLVREDLLQLFGFPTMVEKEWHRLLMSVQGVGAKASLAILGTLGPDGVSRAIALSDWNAVKAAKGIGPKTAQRVVNELKDKAPAIMAMTSPPAAASAPDTVIADTDAPAPVPAAAPVSDPDASAQADALSALTNLGYQPGEAAAAVARAMEEAGDTAGVIRTALRLLAPKE comes from the coding sequence ATGATCGGACGGTTGGCCGGGCGGATCGACGCCAAGGGGATGGACCACGTGCTGCTGGATGTGCGCGGCGTGGGCTATATCGTGCATTGCTCGGACCGTACGCTGGCCGCGCTGCCGCCGGTGGGCGGGCAGGCCGCGCTGTACACCGATCTGCTGGTGCGGGAAGACCTGCTGCAATTGTTCGGCTTTCCGACCATGGTGGAAAAGGAATGGCATCGCCTGTTGATGTCGGTCCAGGGGGTGGGGGCCAAGGCGTCGCTTGCGATCCTGGGCACGCTGGGCCCCGACGGGGTCAGCCGCGCCATCGCCCTGAGCGACTGGAACGCGGTAAAGGCTGCCAAGGGCATCGGCCCCAAGACCGCGCAGCGCGTCGTGAACGAACTGAAGGACAAGGCGCCGGCCATCATGGCCATGACCAGCCCGCCCGCCGCCGCCTCGGCCCCGGACACGGTGATCGCGGACACGGATGCGCCTGCTCCCGTCCCCGCCGCTGCGCCGGTCTCTGACCCTGATGCCAGCGCCCAGGCCGATGCCCTGTCGGCGCTGACCAACCTGGGATATCAACCGGGAGAGGCCGCCGCTGCCGTGGCCCGCGCCATGGAGGAGGCCGGCGACACCGCCGGGGTGATCCGTACCGCGCTGCGTCTTCTCGCGCCCAAGGAGTGA
- the ruvC gene encoding crossover junction endodeoxyribonuclease RuvC, with the protein MRIIGLDPGLRHLGWGVIRVEGSKITHVANGTCDTIAGTGEGDLALRLLSLHDQLTAVIAQYAPQAAAVEQVFVNRDGAGTLKLGQARAIALLVPAQAGLSVAEYAPNKVKKTVVGVGHAEKQQVDHMVRLQLPGCAPSSPDAADALAIAICHAHHRRAPGLRERTTA; encoded by the coding sequence ATGCGGATTATCGGGTTGGACCCCGGATTGCGCCATCTTGGATGGGGCGTGATTCGGGTCGAGGGTAGCAAGATCACCCATGTCGCAAACGGCACCTGCGACACAATCGCCGGCACGGGGGAGGGCGATCTGGCGCTGCGGCTGCTGTCGCTGCACGATCAATTGACTGCCGTGATCGCGCAATACGCCCCCCAGGCCGCAGCGGTGGAGCAGGTCTTTGTCAACCGGGACGGCGCCGGAACGCTGAAGCTGGGGCAGGCACGGGCGATCGCCCTTCTGGTGCCCGCGCAGGCCGGTCTGTCGGTGGCGGAATACGCGCCCAACAAGGTAAAGAAGACGGTGGTCGGCGTCGGCCATGCGGAAAAGCAGCAGGTGGATCACATGGTGCGGCTGCAATTGCCGGGCTGCGCGCCGTCCTCTCCCGATGCGGCGGATGCGCTGGCCATCGCGATCTGCCACGCGCATCATAGGCGGGCACCGGGTTTGCGGGAAAGGACCACGGCATGA
- a CDS encoding DUF1127 domain-containing protein: protein MSAMLYVPRTIDGTAVFGRLGRGLSLAHQALRDWNDARVTRDALCRLTDHELYDIGLSRGDIDGVRR, encoded by the coding sequence ATGTCTGCCATGCTCTATGTACCCCGCACCATCGACGGCACTGCCGTTTTCGGCCGTCTCGGCCGTGGCCTGTCCCTCGCCCACCAGGCATTGCGCGACTGGAACGATGCCCGCGTCACTCGCGACGCGCTTTGCCGCCTGACCGATCACGAATTGTATGACATCGGCTTGAGCCGCGGTGACATCGACGGTGTCCGCCGCTGA